The following are encoded in a window of Anoplopoma fimbria isolate UVic2021 breed Golden Eagle Sablefish chromosome 3, Afim_UVic_2022, whole genome shotgun sequence genomic DNA:
- the LOC129089239 gene encoding tripartite motif-containing protein 16-like has product MAQKGVQLDQETFSCSICLDLLKDPVTIPCGHSYCMNCIKTHWDEDDENKLHSCPQCRQTFTPRPVLLKSTMLADLVEQLKKTGLQAAPADHCYAGPEDVACDVCTGKKMKAVKSCLVCLVSYCEKHLQPHFDSPAFEKHKLVEPSNKLQENICSRHDEVMKMFCRTDQQCICYLCSVDEHKGHDTVSAAAERTERQREVEVSRLNIQQRIQDREKDVKLLQQEVEAINRSADKTVEDSEKIFTELIRLMEKRSSDVKQQVRSQQRTEVSRVKELQEKMEQEITELKRNDAELQQLSHTEDHNQFLHNYPSLSPISESTDSSSINIRPLLYFEEVTAAVSEVRDKLQDVLREKWTNVSLTVTEVDVLLSQPEPKTRAGFLKYSREITMDPNTAYIYLLLSEGNRKATFMKQQQSYSSHTDRFTVCEQVLSRESLTGRCYWEVEWRGGGVEVAVAYKNISRKGGWDECIFGYNDKSWALRCENNSYNFWYNKVQTPVSGPRSSRVGVYLDHSAGVLSFYSVSETMTLLHRVQTTFTQPLYAGLWLCSFGSTAEFCKLK; this is encoded by the coding sequence ATGGCGCAGAAAGGAGTTCAGCTGGACCAGGAAACCTTCTCTTGTtccatctgtctggatctcCTGAAGGATCCGGTGACTATTCCCTGTGGACACAGCTACTGCATGAACTGTATTAAAACCCACtgggatgaagatgatgagaaTAAACTCCACAGCTGTCCTCAGTGTAGGCAGACCTTCACACCGAGGCCTGTGCTGCTGAAAAGCACCATGTTGGCAGATTTAGTGGAGCAACTGAAGAAGACTGGACTCCAAGCTGCTCCTGCTGATCACTGCTATGCTGGACCTGAAGATGTGGCCTGTGATGTCTGCACTGGGAAGAAGATGAAAGCTGTCAAGTCCTGTCTGGTGTGTCTGGTCTCTTACTGTGAGAAACACCTTCAGCCTCATTTTGATTCACCTGCCtttgaaaaacacaagctgGTGGAGCCCTCCAACAAGCTCCAGGAGAACATCTGCTCTCGTCACGatgaggtgatgaagatgttctGTCGTACTGATCAGCAGTGTATCTGTTATCTCTGCTCTGTGGATGAACATAAAGGACACGACACagtctcagctgcagcagaaaggactgagaggcagagagaggtggaggtgagtcgactaaacatccagcagagaatccaggacagagagaaagacgtgAAGCTGCTTCAACAGGAGGTGGAGGCTATCAACCGCTCTGCTGATAAAACAGTGGAGGACAGCGAGAAGATCTTCACCGAGCTGATCCGTCTCATGGAGAAAAGAAGCTCTGATGTGAAGCAGCAGGTCAGATCCCAGCAGAGAACTGAAGTGAGTCGAGTCAAAGAGCTTCAGGAGAAGATGGAGCAGGAGATcactgagctgaagaggaacgacgctgagctgcagcagctctcacacacagaggaccaCAACCAGTTTCTACACAACTACCCCTCACTGTCACCTATCAGTGAGTCTACAGACTCATCCAGCATCAACATCCGTCCTCTGCTCTACTTTGAGGAGGTGACAGCGGCTGTGTCAGAAGTCAGAGATAAACTACAGGACGTCCTGAGAGAGAAATGGACAAACGTCTCACTGACGGTGACTGAAGTGGATGTTTTACTGTCACAACCAGAACCAAAGACCAGAGCTGGATTCTTAAAGTATTCACGTGAAATCACTATGGATCCAAACACAGCATACATATATCTGTTATTATCTGAGGGgaacagaaaagcaacatttatgaaacaacaacagtCTTATTCTAGTCACACAGACAGATTCACTGTATGTGAGCAGGTCCTGAGTAGAGAGAGTCTGACTGGACGTTGTtactgggaggtggagtggagaggaggaggagttgaagTAGCAGTCGCATACAAGAACATCAGCAGAAAAGGGGGCTGGGATGAATGTATATTTGGATACAATGACAAATCTTGGGCATTAAGATGTGAAAATAACAGTTATAACTTTTGGTACAACAAAGTCCAAACTCCCGTCTCTGGTCCTCGGTCCTCCAGAGTAGGAGTGTACCTGGATCACAGTGCAGGTGTTCTGTCCTTCTACAGCGTCTCTGAAACCAtgactctcctccacagagtccagaccacaTTCACTCAGCCTCTCTACGCTGGACTTTGGCTTTGTTCATTTGGATCCACTGCTGAGTTCTGTAAACTCAAATAG
- the LOC129089252 gene encoding tripartite motif-containing protein 16-like codes for MAQKGVQLDRETFSCSICLDLLKDPVTIPCGHSYCMNCIKTHWDEDDENKLHSCPQCRQTFTARPVLVKNTMLSDLVEQLKKTGLQAAPADHCYAGPEDVACDICTGRKLKAFKSCLVCLVSYCEKHLQPHFESPAFEKHKLVDPSNKLLENICSCHDEVMKMFCRTDQQCICYLCSVDEHKGHDTVSAAAERTERQRELEVSRLNIQQIIQDREKDVKLLQQEVEGINHSADKTVENSEKIFTELIRLMEERSSDVKQQVRSQQRTELSRVKELQEKLEQEITELKRNDAELQQLSHTEDHNQFLHNYPSLSALSESTDSSSINIRPLLYFEEVTAAVSEVRDKLQDVLREKRTNVSLTVTEVDVLLSQSEPKTRAGFFNYSREITMDPNTAHTRLLLCEGNRKATLMKHQLSHSRHPDRFTEWHQVLSRESLNGRCYWEVEWRGEGVNVAVAYKNISRTGSSYECVFGQNNKSWALRCDENSYTFWYNKIKTPVSGPQSSRVGVYLDHSAGVLSFYSVSETMTLLHRVQTTFTQPLHAGLCPLYTSGNTAEFCKLK; via the coding sequence ATGGCGCAGAAAGGAGTTCAGCTGGACCGTGAAACCTTCTCTTGTtccatctgtctggatctcCTGAAGGATCCGGTGACTATTCCCTGTGGACACAGCTACTGCATGAACTGTATTAAAACCCACTGGGATGAAGACGATGAGAATAAACTCCACAGCTGTCCTCAGTGTAGGCAGACCTTCACAGCGAGGCCTGTCTTGGTGAAAAACACCATGTTGTCAGATTTAGTGGAGCAACTGAAGAAGACTGGACTCCAAGCTGCTCCTGCTGATCACTGCTATGCTGGACCTGAAGATGTGGCCTGTGATATCTGCACTGGGAGGAAACTGAAAGCCTTCAAGTCCTGTCTGGTGTGTCTAGTCTCTTACTGTGAGAAACACCTTCAGCCTCATTTTGAATCACCTGCCtttgaaaaacacaagctgGTGGACCCCTCCAACAAGCTCCTGGAGAACATCTGCTCTTGTCACGatgaggtgatgaagatgttctGCCGTACTGATCAGCAGTGTATCTGTTATCTCTGCTCTGTGGATGAACATAAAGGACACGACACagtctcagctgcagcagaaaggactgagaggcagagagagctggaggtgagtcgactaaacatccagcagataatccaggacagagagaaagacgtgAAGCTGCTTCAACAGGAGGTGGAGGGTATCAACCACTCTGCTGATAAAACAGTGGAGAACAGCGAGAAGATCTTCACCGAGCTGATCCGTCTCATGGAGGAAAGAAGCTCTGATGTGAAGCAGCAGGTCAGATCCCAGCAGAGAACTGAATTGAGTCGAGTCAAAGAGCTTcaggagaagctggagcaggagatcactgagctgaagaggaacgatgctgagctgcagcagctctcacacacagaggaccaCAACCAGTTTCTACACAACTACCCCTCACTGTCAGCACTCAGTGAGTCTACAGACTCATCCAGCATCAACATCCGTCCTCTGCTCTACTTTGAGGAGGTGACAGCGGCTGTGTCTGAAGTCAGAGATAAACTACAGGACGTCCTGAGAGAGAAACGAACAAACGTCTCACTGACGGTGACTGAAGTTGATGTTTTACTGTCACAATCAGAACCAAAGACCAGAGCtggattttttaattattcacgTGAAATCACTATGGAtccaaacacagcacacacacgtCTGTTATTATGTGAGGGgaacagaaaagcaacattaaTGAAACATCAACTGTCTCATTCTCGTCACCCAGACAGATTCACTGAATGGCATCAGGTCCTGAGTAGAGAGAGTCTGAATGGACGTTGTtactgggaggtggagtggagaggagaaggggtTAATGTAGCAGTTGCATACAAGAATATCAGCCGGACTGGGAGCTCATATGAATGTGTatttggacaaaacaacaaatcttgGGCATTAAGATGTGACGAAAACAGCTATACATTTTGgtacaacaaaatcaaaactcCCGTCTCTGGTCCTCAGTCCTCCAGAGTAGGAGTGTACCTGGATCACAGTGCAGGTGTTCTGTCCTTCTACAGCGTCTCTGAAACCAtgactctcctccacagagtccagaccacattcactcagcctctccatgctggACTTTGTCCTCTTTATACGTCTGGAAACACTGCTGAGTTCTGTAAACTCAAATAG